In Agelaius phoeniceus isolate bAgePho1 chromosome 16, bAgePho1.hap1, whole genome shotgun sequence, the DNA window CTGAAGCCTCCAGGAGCAGATGCCCGTTGCTTGACACAGGCTGTTCGCTTCTCCCAGCAGCGCAGACAGGAGGTCTCAGCACTCTAATCCAGGCTTGGGACTGGCAGCCTGAGGATCTGTGTGGCTGAAGGGTTCTGAGGTGAAGCTCTGTCACTGCTCCAGGTGGGCTCAAAGGCAGGATATTTATGGGTGGGTGTTCCTATCTCTGCAGTCGGTATTTGCCTTTACCTCAGCATCTCTTCCACTGCCAGCTCAAGTTACTGTCATAGCCCTGTCAGCTTGTGTGTTCCTGGGGAAGGGACCTGTTTTGGCCACAGGCAGTTTGGGTGCTATACATGCCTTCTGACATCCAAATTTGATTTAGCAGCTTGGATGGGCCCTTTCTTCTTCACAGACAGATAAGCAGGGCTGAGAGCTGTTTTTAGAATTCATCTTCTCAGCTTCTGATTTTGAGGTCTCCTCATCTCCACCTGTATGAAGCTAAAAATCCTTCCCAGCAATACAGTGCTGGGTGCCCCAGATCTGCATAATTTCATGAGGAAAACCTTagagctcatccagttccaccccctgccatgggtagggatactttccactatcccaggttgctccaagccctgtccatcctggccttgaatacttccagggatccaggggcagccacagctgctctgggcaccctgtgccagggcctcagcaccctcccagggaacaattccatcccaatatcccatctaaccctgccctctgatAGTGGAAGCCATTGCCCTTGTCCTGCCCCTCCAGGCCCCTGTCTACAGTTCCTCCCCAGGTCTCCTGGAGCCCTtttaggccctggaaggggctccATGGAGCCTTGTCTTCTTCAGGTGAAcccccccagctctctcagcctggctCTAGAGCAGAGGGGTTCAGCTTttggagcatctctgtggcCTGAAACCATTCTTAGCCTCAAATTCCCAAAACAGTGCTGCACAGTTTTCCCAGCCTCAAACAGCATCATTCCCATCTCTTTCAGGCCCCTTTCCCAGCATCCTGCTGACAACAGGAGTAGCTTGTAGCGTGGATAAGCACTGACATCATGGAATGATAAGCATGGCTCAAAACCTAATAAAAATCCAATTCCAGGCCAGACAGGGATATTACATTCATACACAATTACATCCCTCATCACTTTTCTTTCCTAGGAGAGATTCATCAGCAGTACCAGAGCCTACATCACTTGGGTGGAACCATGTCTTGTCAGCTTCCCTTGGGGCTAGTGGgcccagggtgtcacaatggggATCTTGGGATGGAGGTCTCAGGATGGGTTCTCACAGGACGTCTCACAATGGAGATTGAGACCTCCCTCAATGGAGATTGAGATCCCTCCTTAGGATGGGGATCTCCGGATGGAGTCTCACGATGGATGGGGTGTCAGCCTGGCTTCACGATGGGGTCTCATGACGGGGGTTCAGGATGGGGTCTCACGATGGGATCTCATGACGGGGGTTCAGGACGGGGGTCTCACGATGGGATCTCATGACGGGGGTTCAGGATGGGGTCTCACGAGGAGCGTTTCCGCCGCCGCCCTTCTCAAGATGGCAGCGCCCTTCTCGTGATGGCGGCTCTCCGGGGCCGGTCACGTGCCGCAGGGCGGGTGGGGAATCCCGGCACGTGCCGAGCGCGCTCACGTGACCGGGAGTGGGCGGTGCTGCGGGGCGAGGCCGCGCCCAGACCACGCCCCCGggccccggtgcccccgggGTGGGACagcgccccgggccggcgcTCCTCGGGTGTGGCAGCGGCGCCTGCCCGCGTGGCCCCGTGGGGCTTATTCCTCACAGCGTCGGCTCAGAGCgccgggcaggggagggagctcaccctccgcctgccccgggggcGGTGCTCCGGTGCCTCCGCCCCTCGCCGGCTGTCCAGTCCCGCGGCAGCCGCTCGCACCGGAGCCGCGGCCTGGCTTTGCTTCGCCACGCCCGGTCCCTTCCCCCTGCGCCGGCCGCCAGGGGGTTCGCGCTTCCCGCCGGCTCCCGCTGCCCCGCGATGCCGTCCAACAAATCCGTCTCGGACGCGCCCATCGTGCAGTTCACTAACTGCCGCATCCTGAGGGACCACCAGCTCCAGCGGTGAGGGTACCGGCGGTGCCAGAGTGGCTGGGGGTACCAGGGCTCTTGGGGGTACCGTGGTGTCCGGCGGTACCAGGGCTGTCTGGGGGGTATCGTGTTGTCTGTGGGTAccagggctgtgggggctgCCGGACAGGCTGCCGAGCTGACCTGACACCTGCAGTGCCGAGGGACGGTCGCCAGGTCCCTTTTGCACCGGCTATTGGCCCTCCCCTTGCCGCGTTCTACCATCCCATGTCCCCTCTGCCGCGTTTTGGAGGGAGATGGGGTGGGTGTGGTGTACGGTCCCTGTTGTTTTGCCTCTTCTGCCAGCCCCTTGGTGTTTTGGCCATCATCACCACCACCTTCGAGGGGCAGCCCGTGAAAATCCCACTCCTGTGAGTTTTGtagagccagagccaggcagagaGGGCTGCTCATTGTGTCCCAGCTGAAAGAGCAGCTGTGCTCTGACAGACATCGCAGAGCCCGTGGCTGGAGCTGCCGGTGGGATGCACTCTGCTCAGGATCGCTGTCACTGGGGCACAGCCACCTGCTCCACGTGCTACAGATGGCACCAGAGCTTGGTGTGTGTGACTGTCCCTCTAGGGAGGACCTGTGGGTGCGAGAGGGGAAGATCCTCAACCCAGAGAAACTCTTCTTTGACGAAAAGGGCTCTGCTGATGTCCAGCTGGATTGCAAGGACAGCATCATCGCCCCAGGTTTCATCGATGTCCAGATCAATGGTACAGTGAAGCTACATGCACTCACAGACTGGGGGCATCCCGGGTTTGTCCATCCCtgacccccagccccactgcccatGGCCATGTTTCAGTTGCTCAAGGGAGGTGTTAGTCACCCAACCAATGACAAAGAGCAATTTTGCCTATGGTAGCTGCTATTGTGTAAATGATCCCCTTTGGCCAGGTGAGGGTTTCCTCTGAACACATTTTTATCTATATTTTACCCTGCCCCTGCACTGGCAGGATCCCTGCCCTACCCTTTCCAGGATGTGGGAGGAGAGGGCAAGACTTCCCATAGGAACAATAACAATTAACAGCAACAGCTCTCTTCAGAAGGAAAGAGAGGCTTGTTCTATGGTAGCTAAAGTTGGTAGGCAGTTCCCTTTTCAGCTGGGAATTGTCACATTTTGCCCTGCATCAAACTAAAAAGGTTGTGCATGCAAAACACTGGGGTGCTGTGGGAAAGAGCACTTAATCAGGGCAGTGATGGTGAGATTTGTACTTGTGAAACCTTGGAATGTAGGACAGAAGTGCTGATGGAGTCCTCTATGTCAGCACCCTACAAATGGAACATCTCCCTCCAGTCACACAAAGTCTTTCTTCAGTGTTTCTGGGTGGAGCACACTCCCTGGGGAAGCGGCAGTTTCAACCCTGTTTTGTTTGTGGTGCAGGAGGCTTTGGGGTGGACTTCTCTCTGGCTACAGATGACTTCAAATCAGGTATTGACCTGGTCAGTCAGAAAATCCTCTCCCATGGAGTGACCTCTTTCTGTCCCACCCTGGTGACCTCTCCTCCATCTGTGTACCACCAGGTAAGGAGCCTTCTCTCCCATCTGCAGGGTGATCAGGGACTGAGGTTGGTATCAGGAGGTGGGTAGGCCAAGACTGGGATAGCTGCCAGGGCAGAAAAGCCATGGGCATGAGGAGCTGGACTCTACCCTAGGTTTCTTGCCCTCAGCATTTAAAATGCTGAGACAGCCATATCTCCCAAGCAAGCTCTGCACACCAAGGTTTGGAGACGGCTTTTCCTTTGTGGGCTGTGATGGTCCCAAGTGGTCCAGCTACAAATCTCCCTCCAGACCTGACATTTGGGTCTGATTTGGCAGGCTGGGGGGCTGTATCTGTGTTGCCATGTCTGACAAACCCCTTTCTCTAGGTTCTCCCTCAGATCAGTGTAAGAAATGGTGGAGCCCATGGAGCGGGAGTCCTGGGTAAGTGGATTTGTCCCTCTGTGGTGCTACTCTACGTGGGCAATTATCTTGTTCATGGTTGAGGTGAAAGAAGTTACAGAGCACAAATAGGGGCTGGAACTCTCAGTGGGAGGGATGCACAGGTGGGCACAGACCCACCTTGTCCCTTAGTCTATGCCTGGCTTTTACTGTGTTTTCTGTAGTCGTACacactgctccagcccctggaacaGTGGGGTGGCTTGGCTTGGCCAGTGGCCAGCACTGCATCTTCACTGTGCTGAGCTCACAGTTGCCTGAGACATGTGTTTTGCTGCAGAAAATGGCAAGAGTGTGACTGGAGTACAGTAGACACAGCAGGTTTCTTGGTCCTTGGCAGGGGGAGGAAGGGTCATGGTTCTTTGTTCCTGTTTGGACAGGAGCCCACCTGGAAGGGCCATTCATCAGCAAGGAGAAAAAGGGTGCCCACCCAGAGCACTGCCTCCGCACCTTTGAGGCAGGTGCTTTCCAGGACCTGCTTGCCACCTACGGCTCCTTGGACTGTGTCCAGATAGTGACCTTGGCCCCTGAAatgaggaggagcagtgaggTGATCCAGGAGCTCACCAAGCGGGGCATCTGCGTCTCCCTGGGTAAGGGCTGGGGCACCCAGGGCTTAGGGGGAGCTCTGGCCACCGCTCCCTTGAGGCTGTGGCATCTCTAACAGTGTCTCAGTGCAACTGGACGGAGTGGGATTCTGGATGGAGACGACAGACCTGTCACAAATGGGGACCTCGCTTGATGCTGTCAGTCTGTCATGGCAAGGGCCAAAGTTTGTATCGACTTAGGAGCCCCTGCAGTAAACACAAGGTGCTGTTCTAACACAGGGAATAATAGCAGTCTTAGGTGGAGGTTTGATGATGTGGAAGGTTCAAACTCTGAAGTTCCACTGCTTTAGGCTTTATGTGACAGGTGAAATCATTTTCCAAAGGTTACTGTTGGTTTGATAACTCTGTTTTTTAACCAGAAGTACTGTAGGAACCGCTCCCTCCAACATCTGGCTGGCCTCTGACTTAAAACTGGCTGTGTTTCTCTTTCCCTTTGCTTCACAAACTCTTCTTTGTCTCAGATcattgaataattttttttttaaagggggGAAGTTATTCAGGGTGAAATTAAACGTCTAGTGAGAAGGGCATTCATACAGCAGACTATCTCTTATCCCAAAGCCACATAAAGAACTCCAGAAAGGCAAGGTtagcccacagagctgctgtcctgTTGGGGAAACAGAAGTTTCTTTCTGGATAGTTTGATTCCCATATGTTTTCCTGGCAAAGTTCCCACTGTTGTGAGGGTGTCCTCTGATAATTTTCTACAAAACATTTAAGTATCTGAGGCCAGCGGAAAGGTGTATCATTGGACAACAAACTCAGCCTGAAGACAAGATGCTGTGAGCAAGGCAGCATTGTGACAGCTGTGATGTGAATACTGAAGGAGTTTGGGTGAAGCACCCACTCCCAGAATCCCCCTGGGTCATGGCCAGGCACATCTGTGTCGAGGCTGCACCTGAGACCTCAGGCCAGGGTGGGCATTAGAGCATAGTCCAGTGATGGAGTGTCTTTGCTCCTATAGGGAAATCAATGGAAAGATGGGCAGAGGAATCAGGCATTGGTCTGTGTTCCCAGGTCACTCAGTGGCTAATCTGTCCCAGGCTGAGGAGGCTGTGCAGCACGGAGCAACCTTCATCACTCACCTCTTCAATGCCATGCTGCCGGTGAGTCCCCAGAGgcacctgccctgctccagggctgcttttGGGCTTTCTCTCCTGATCCCCATGGGTCTGTGTTCTCCCCAGCTGGTTTTGTACCATGCTTTGTAATGAGGTTTTGGCACTGAACCTCTGGCTTCACATTCCTATTGCTGGATCTGAAAGAGAGTCAAGGATGTAGCAGACTCTTGAAGTTCATCACTGAGAAGGACTAGGAAGTGTTGGTGGGTGAGAGCTGGACATGCCCTTGCTGTGTGCACCCAGACCCCCTCctgtgtgtgagcagcagggaaggggggattctgccccactcaggtgagaccccacctgcagagctgcctccagccctggggccaacATCAgaaggatgtggagctgctggagtgagtATAGAAGAGAccacagagatgctccaagagctggagcccctctgctctgaagccaggctgggagagaaggggttgctcacctggagaaggctccagagagaCCTCTgagcccattccagtgcctaaaggggctcccggagagctggagagggactttggacaaagGCCTGAAGTTGCAGGACAAGGAAGAATGTTTTCCCACTGctagagggcagggttagatggaaTACTGGGAAGAAATTGTTGGCTGTGAGGGTACTGAGACCCTGGcacccagaggagctgtggctgtcctgTCCCTGAAAGCATttaaggtcaggttggatggagcttggagcaccctAGAATAGTGGAAAGTGACACTGCCAATGTTGggcaggggttggaacaagataagctttatggtcccttccaactcaaaccaacctgtgattctgtgattcaaggGAATGCCCAGGTTTGCCTGGTAAAGCTGCCAGGCACTGTGTGATAGAGATGGCAGCTGCATCCCCTGAAGTCTCAGCCAGTGTGTCCTGGTCCTCCACAGCTtgtcccctctttcccctcGAGCAGTTCCACCACCGTGACCCTGGCATTGTGGGGCTGTTGACAAGCGACAAGATTCCTGCTGGGCGGAGGGTCTTCTATGGCATGATTTCTGATGGCATCCACACCAACCCCGCTGCCCTGCGCATTGCCCACCGAGCCCACCCCAAAGGTGAGCCATGGCAGTCCCCACAGTGTTACCAGCCACTGCAAGCACTGCACCATCTCCCAGAAGACATTTGTGCTGCCCTTGCTGTCTGGAAGGTCACAGCCACATGTGCTGATCCCTCAGTCCTCTTGCTTTGGTGCGATGtggctggagacacctggtTCCTCTCTGGGAGGGTCAACAGAGCACAGTGCTTGGAGCTGCAGCAAAATCAGCAGCAGTGTTGACAAGGCCCCTTTCCTTGTGTTCCGTAGGGCTGGTGCTGGTGACAGATGCAATTGCTGGCATGGGGCTGGCACCGGGTCGGCACACACTGGGTCAGCAGGTAGTGGAGATCGATGGGCTGAACACCTACATTGCAGGTAAGTGCTGTCCCCCTTGCTGGAGAGCCGGGGACAGTTCTGCCACTGGCACCATTCCTGAGGAGCTGAGCACGCCTTGTTGTCCCTGTTGGCGTGTGGCAGCATTTGTGCCACTCTCTTGGGTTTTGATGCCTGGTGGATCTGCAGTGACTTGGCCTTGGGGATAATGAAATTCCTGGTAAAGAAGAGAAGTGTGCCACCCTCGTGGAGGAATCTGGCCAGTTCTAGCTGTCTGCAACATCTTGGAAAGAAAGCTTCATTGCCCATGTCAAGGGTGCTAGAGGTTCAGGTTATCAGTAAGGACAGAGAAATCTTAGAGATATTTATTGTCCCTTTTCTTCATTATAACACTACCACTTCCTGCTAGCTAAATTCCCTAAGTTTCAAATTCCCAAGCAGATGAAGACTGGGATGGTATTTCAGTGAAGGAGCATTCCTTTCTCCATTCccttcctctggcagcagatgCCTGTGTTGTGAGCTGGTTTCACCTAGTCCAGCTGGTCTGATAGTGGAGCTGGGGATAACACCCACATACCTCTTCCTGTGCTCCAGTAGGAAGTGGCTGCAGACTCTTCAGCTTGCTCCTCCTGCAACACAGGACTTCTGCACTTCTGGTCCCATTATGCTTCCCTCGTGCCCTGCTTCTTGCTGTGAGCTATGGGCGCTGCTCAGTGCCATCCTGTTTCTTCCCAGGCACAAAGACCTTGAGTGGCAGCGTGGCGACCATGGACACCTGTGTGCGACACTTCCAAGAAGCCACAGGTAAGAGAGCCCTGTCCACAAGTTGCTGCTCCCTATGTTGACACGGGAGGAGGTCTTGCTTTTGCCAGATGTGTCCATTTCACCAGGAATGTTCCCTCTCACCTGAGACATGGCAAGGGCTGGGATCAGTGCCCTCAGATGAACCCCTTTTTGAGGGGGAACTAATAGAACTAATGAGAGGTGaactctcctgcttcttcctCACAAAAGTGCAtggttttctcttctccatACCCTAGGTATTCAGTTTTCCTATGCCTGCTCTCTCCTGTAGGGATatctcccttcccagctccagctggctgtgctgagggTGTTCCAGCTTGGGTCCGTCAACTGCCTGGTTGGGTGTTGCCTTGTCCAGGGGGATTTGGGCTGCTCTGGCAACGGGGCTCTGGCTGCCCTAACATCTCCCAAATTCTCTGTCCAAGGGTGCTCGGTAGAGACTGCGTTGGAGGCGGCGTCTCTGCATCCCGCTCAGCTCCTGGGGATTGAACATAAAAAGGGGACACTGAATTATGACTCCGATGCAGGTACTGGTGTGGGCACAGCACGTACTGGTATGGAGACAATAGTGTCAGGGGTGCTGGAGCaaagcaggggctgctttgtGTACATATGCTCATCCCCTGTTTTGgtgagagctgcagggagaCTTGCTCCACCTGGGATATGTTCTAGGCTTTTGCTCCAGtggtttttcccttttgctCCAATGGTTTTTCCCTTGGATGCTGGTGGTGTTTGGGAAACCCTTTGGAGTGCCCCCCACATCTCAGCTGAGCAGAAAGCAGAGTTGCCATTGCCAGGATTGCACTGCAGTGCCATCCTGGGGTGGGGAGAAGTCCTTCCCCAATGATCTCAGCTCTCCCCAGCcaactccagcagctccattcTGACAGctgctttctttctctcttgtcCAACACAGATTTCCTAATGTTGAATGACAGCCTGTATGTGCAAGCCACGTACATTGCCGGCGAGGAAGTCTGGCGACAGGATGTGTCGGGCATGTGACActgggctgtcccagtgccctccaAGGCTCACTGGCACTGTGGTTAGCAGCTCTGGCAACCAGCCcacttttctcttttggttttttttcccaattcttTCCTGCAACTCTCTCAAAGGAGCCTCATACCAAAGAGCTGCATTTTCCAGCTTCCAGTTACAGCCATGCCTGCTACAAATTTGTTGGTGCTCAGTTGGTGGTATGGGGAAAgaaggcagctctgtgctggcaagGAATGCCAGTCCTGGAGTGACCTACAGAACTGCACAGCTGTCCTGCCCCCAGACAGGTGCTCCTATCACCATCTGACAGCAGTGAGGAGTTGTCCCAGCCTTTGCACAGTTTATACAGCACACACAAACCTGCTCTACACCTGAGGCAGGCTCAAGCCATTACAATTCTTCTGCCTGCTGTTTGCTTTGCTCCCAGGCAGCCATGACTTGTTAGACATCAGCTTCCACCAGCTCAGTTCACAGCTCTTCCCATGACAAGGTTTCTGTTGTGTAAGCAGAAGCTGAGGATCATATTTGGATCTCCTGACAGCCCTTCTGTTGTGTGTCCTCAGAgcaaggctgccacagctcgCTTAGTCGGTGTCCTTGTGAGGCTGAATCCTCAGGGCAGAGATCAAACCCAGGAATACCAAGGCATTGCTGGTCCTTTGTGCCTTTACCCTGCATGGGCATTGAGTCTACAGAGCTGGAGATATGAACAGCATTCTACCACATAAAACAATGTTCCTTTCACTCCTTGCTCTATCTGGATGGGttctgcaggctctgtgccagccataCCAAGAAGAGCCTTTGCATCGCCTGATGGGTTTGTTCATTCCTCAGGCTATGGATGGAAAACTTTGCTTTAGGGGATGCAGCCAGACTGGTGGTGACAGGTTCACAAGCCTTCAGTCCAGCTCCAGGCACTGAGGGAGAGGAAAACTGCGGTGGGATTCTGGCCTTTCAAGATGGATATGATAACTCATTATTTTGTGCTCATTATCTTCTCCAATACTTGACTGTCAGATTTTTTCCTGATGCTGGGACACTTGTATATGAAGGCTAATTTCGACCCTATTCAACCACTCAGAATAAGCCTCGAGATAAAGTCTCAAGACAACCATGGTTAGGGCTCAGACCACTGAGGTGTTTTTTGTAATGAGGAGAGGGCTCAGACAACGGCTAAGTCTCAGTGAGGGTGGAGATTGTAAGGCAGACAGAAGTCAGGTTGGGATTGGCAGAAATGTACCGATTTTTCCAGTACTATTTTATAATCTTTAGCAGCAACATTTCAAAGTGGTTCCCCAGCACTTTAGAGCCCTTCTGTCAGCCTTGGAGAATTTCTAACATCAACTGCCAATGTCAAGAAAAATTATAACCTCCATGGTTTGAAGCATTTGAGAGACACCACACCCTGTGCAGTTACAcgctgtgctgctgcagtacTGACCTCACGGGGATCATCTGGCTGTTGTTGGAAACAATCCAATAGGGAAAAATGCCTATGAAACAAGGTGTCTAACTTTTTATTtacaaaattaaataatcaAAAAGAAATCTAAACCAGGAATGGGATTAGACAGTGCCAGTAGGTGTGTATGAACCTTTTTTTGCCTGCCCTGGTGCTTGCTGGCATGGCCTCCGTCAGGCTGGCATGCGAGGGGCCGGGGCTGGTATGGGCGCTCCTGCGGGGATTTGGCCCAGGGAAGGCGGCAACGCCGGATACCCGCGGCCCGCTCCGTGGGCACACGTGTGTCCGGCACAATGCGCGGctcaggggagcaggagggaggcgCAGGGGTCACAAACGCGCGGCCAAGATGGACGCTGGGGCCTGCGGCCCGTGGGGCCCGGCGCTCTCGGGCGGAACGGCAGCGGCAGTGCGGGGAGCGGCCGGAGCGCTGAGCGCG includes these proteins:
- the AMDHD2 gene encoding N-acetylglucosamine-6-phosphate deacetylase → MPSNKSVSDAPIVQFTNCRILRDHQLQREDLWVREGKILNPEKLFFDEKGSADVQLDCKDSIIAPGFIDVQINGGFGVDFSLATDDFKSGIDLVSQKILSHGVTSFCPTLVTSPPSVYHQVLPQISVRNGGAHGAGVLGAHLEGPFISKEKKGAHPEHCLRTFEAGAFQDLLATYGSLDCVQIVTLAPEMRRSSEVIQELTKRGICVSLGHSVANLSQAEEAVQHGATFITHLFNAMLPFHHRDPGIVGLLTSDKIPAGRRVFYGMISDGIHTNPAALRIAHRAHPKGLVLVTDAIAGMGLAPGRHTLGQQVVEIDGLNTYIAGTKTLSGSVATMDTCVRHFQEATGCSVETALEAASLHPAQLLGIEHKKGTLNYDSDADFLMLNDSLYVQATYIAGEEVWRQDVSGM